One segment of Pantoea sp. Lij88 DNA contains the following:
- the smrB gene encoding endonuclease SmrB, with protein sequence MSKKTPLSPDDQALFRQLMTGTRQLKQDTFVHKAPVKTRQIPVKRLLSEQADNSHYFSDEFQPLLSTEGATRYVRADVSHFELKKLRRGDYTPEIFLDLHGLTQQQAKQELGALIAACRREHLFCASVMTGHGKHILKQQTPLWLAQHPWVMAFHQAPKMFGGDAALLVLIEIEEWQPPELP encoded by the coding sequence ATGAGTAAAAAAACGCCACTAAGCCCGGATGATCAAGCGCTATTTCGCCAGTTAATGACGGGAACGCGGCAGTTGAAACAGGACACATTTGTCCACAAAGCGCCGGTGAAAACCCGCCAGATCCCGGTCAAGCGTCTGCTTTCAGAGCAGGCGGATAACAGTCATTACTTTTCGGATGAGTTTCAGCCGCTGCTCTCAACCGAAGGGGCAACCCGTTACGTGCGCGCCGATGTCAGCCACTTTGAGCTGAAAAAATTGCGTCGTGGTGACTATACGCCGGAGATTTTCCTCGACCTTCACGGTTTAACGCAGCAGCAGGCCAAGCAGGAACTGGGCGCACTGATCGCCGCCTGCCGCCGTGAACATCTGTTCTGCGCCAGTGTTATGACCGGTCATGGAAAGCATATTCTGAAGCAGCAGACGCCGCTGTGGCTGGCCCAGCATCCGTGGGTGATGGCATTTCATCAGGCACCGAAAATGTTCGGCGGAGACGCCGCACTGCTGGTATTGATTGAGATTGAGGAGTGGCAACCGCCTGAGTTGCCCTGA
- the prmB gene encoding 50S ribosomal protein L3 N(5)-glutamine methyltransferase — translation MDKIFVDEAVNELHTIQDMLRWAVSRFSAAGIWYGHGTDNPWDEAVQLVLPSLWLPLDIPEDMRSARLTASERLLIVERVIRRVNERIPVAYLTNKAWFCGHEFFVDERVLVPRSPIGELIENRFAGLVSTPPRHILDMCTGSGCIAIACAYAFPEAEVDAVDISTGALAVAEQNIEEHGLIHQVTPIRADLFRELPQLKYDLIVTNPPYVDAEDMDDLPNEYRHEPELGLAAGSDGLKLVRRILACAPDYLSEQGVLVCEVGNSMVHMIEQYPDVPFTWLEFDNGGDGVFTLTRQQIVDAQHHFSFYKD, via the coding sequence GTGGACAAAATTTTCGTCGATGAGGCAGTGAACGAACTGCACACCATTCAGGACATGCTGCGCTGGGCGGTCAGCCGCTTTTCCGCTGCCGGAATCTGGTACGGACATGGCACAGACAATCCCTGGGACGAAGCCGTTCAACTGGTCCTGCCGTCACTCTGGCTGCCGCTGGATATTCCCGAAGATATGCGCAGTGCGCGTCTGACCGCCAGCGAACGTCTGCTGATTGTTGAGCGCGTCATCCGTCGCGTCAACGAGCGCATCCCGGTCGCCTATCTGACCAATAAAGCCTGGTTCTGCGGTCACGAATTCTTTGTTGATGAGCGCGTGCTGGTGCCGCGTTCACCGATTGGCGAACTGATTGAGAACCGCTTTGCCGGTCTGGTCAGTACGCCGCCCCGTCATATTCTGGATATGTGTACCGGCAGCGGCTGCATCGCGATTGCCTGCGCCTATGCTTTCCCGGAAGCGGAAGTGGACGCCGTGGATATCTCCACCGGTGCGCTGGCCGTCGCCGAGCAGAACATTGAAGAGCATGGTCTGATTCACCAGGTCACGCCGATTCGTGCCGACCTGTTCCGCGAACTGCCGCAGCTGAAATATGATTTGATCGTCACCAATCCGCCGTATGTTGATGCGGAAGATATGGATGACCTGCCGAACGAATATCGCCACGAGCCGGAGCTTGGCCTGGCGGCTGGCAGTGACGGCCTCAAGCTGGTGCGCCGCATTCTGGCCTGCGCACCGGACTATCTCAGCGAGCAGGGCGTACTGGTCTGCGAAGTCGGTAACAGCATGGTGCACATGATCGAGCAGTATCCCGATGTGCCCTTTACCTGGCTGGAATTCGACAACGGCGGTGACGGCGTCTTTACGCTGACGCGCCAGCAGATTGTTGACGCACAACACCATTTCTCTTTTTACAAAGACTAA
- the aroC gene encoding chorismate synthase yields MAGNSIGQFFRVTTFGESHGLALGCIVDGVPPGIPLTEADIQHDLDRRRPGTSRYTTQRREPDQVKILSGVFEGVTTGTSIGLLIENTDQRSQDYGAIKDLFRPGHADYTYEQKYGQRDYRGGGRSSARETAMRVAAGAIAKKYLQMKHGVVVRGYLSQIGDIACELKDWSIVEENPFFCPDADKLEALDELMRGLKKEGDSIGAKVTVMAENVPPGLGEPVFDRLDADLAHALMSINAVKGVEIGDGFAVVNQRGSQHRDEIRHDGFQSNHAGGILGGISSGQIISANVAMKPTSSITVPGKTITRDGEEVEMITKGRHDPCVGIRAVPIAEAMMAIVLMDHLLRQRAQNGDVNSSVPRW; encoded by the coding sequence ATGGCCGGAAACAGCATCGGGCAATTTTTTCGAGTAACTACCTTTGGCGAGTCCCACGGTCTTGCGCTGGGCTGTATCGTTGACGGCGTGCCGCCTGGCATCCCGCTGACCGAAGCCGATATTCAGCACGATCTCGATCGCCGTCGTCCTGGCACATCGCGCTATACCACGCAGCGCCGCGAGCCGGATCAGGTGAAAATTTTGTCCGGTGTGTTTGAAGGTGTGACCACCGGCACCTCGATTGGCCTGCTGATTGAGAACACCGATCAGCGTTCGCAGGATTATGGCGCGATTAAAGATCTGTTCCGTCCGGGTCATGCGGATTACACCTACGAGCAGAAATATGGTCAGCGCGATTATCGTGGCGGTGGCCGCTCGTCGGCGCGCGAAACCGCGATGCGCGTGGCGGCAGGTGCCATCGCCAAGAAATATCTGCAGATGAAACACGGTGTGGTGGTGCGCGGCTATCTGTCACAGATCGGTGATATCGCCTGTGAGCTGAAGGACTGGAGCATCGTGGAAGAGAACCCGTTCTTCTGCCCGGATGCCGACAAGCTGGAGGCGCTGGATGAACTGATGCGTGGCCTGAAAAAAGAGGGCGACTCCATTGGCGCTAAGGTCACCGTCATGGCAGAGAACGTGCCGCCAGGCCTGGGCGAGCCGGTCTTCGACCGACTGGATGCCGATCTGGCGCATGCCCTGATGAGCATCAATGCCGTGAAAGGCGTTGAAATCGGTGACGGCTTTGCAGTGGTGAACCAGCGCGGCAGTCAGCATCGCGACGAGATCCGCCACGACGGTTTCCAGAGCAACCACGCGGGCGGCATTCTGGGCGGCATCAGTAGCGGTCAGATCATCAGCGCCAATGTGGCGATGAAACCAACCTCCAGCATCACCGTGCCGGGTAAAACCATTACCCGCGACGGCGAAGAAGTAGAGATGATCACCAAAGGTCGTCACGATCCCTGCGTCGGGATCCGTGCCGTGCCGATCGCTGAGGCGATGATGGCGATCGTCCTGATGGATCATCTGCTGCGCCAGCGGGCGCAGAACGGTGACGTTAACAGCTCCGTGCCGCGCTGGTGA
- the mepA gene encoding penicillin-insensitive murein endopeptidase → MKALLLTLSALLISASSLAATPWQNIQHPISGAPQSIGGFANGCIVGAQSLPLNSPYYQVMRQDQRRYFGHPDLIQFIQRLSTQVHNLQLGNVLIGDMGMAAGGRFSSGHASHQTGLDVDIWLQLPKTRWSAQQLLKPQPLDLVGPGDKNVIARHWQPEIDSLIKLAAKDDDVTRIFVNPAIKKQLCADAGNDRDWLRKVRPWFAHRAHMHVRLRCPAGSIGCEDQPAPPPGDGCGAELQSWFLPKQPGSGAPVKREPPPLPPACQALLDKHLL, encoded by the coding sequence ATGAAAGCGCTCCTGCTTACCCTGAGTGCGCTGCTGATCAGCGCCTCCAGCCTGGCGGCGACGCCGTGGCAAAATATTCAGCATCCGATTAGTGGCGCACCGCAGTCCATCGGTGGCTTTGCCAACGGCTGTATTGTGGGCGCGCAGTCGCTGCCGCTGAATTCACCTTACTATCAGGTGATGCGTCAGGATCAGCGGCGTTACTTCGGTCATCCCGATCTGATTCAGTTTATTCAGCGGCTCAGCACCCAGGTGCATAATCTGCAACTGGGTAACGTGCTGATTGGCGACATGGGCATGGCGGCAGGCGGGCGTTTCAGCAGCGGTCACGCCAGTCACCAGACCGGACTGGATGTAGATATCTGGCTGCAACTGCCGAAAACCCGCTGGAGCGCGCAGCAGTTGCTGAAGCCGCAGCCGCTGGATCTGGTCGGGCCGGGCGATAAAAATGTGATTGCACGCCACTGGCAGCCGGAAATCGACAGCCTGATTAAACTGGCGGCGAAAGATGACGATGTGACGCGCATCTTCGTCAATCCGGCGATTAAAAAGCAGCTTTGTGCCGATGCGGGTAACGATCGTGACTGGCTGCGTAAAGTCCGTCCATGGTTCGCTCACCGCGCGCATATGCATGTGCGGTTGCGTTGCCCGGCGGGCAGTATCGGCTGTGAAGATCAGCCCGCACCGCCGCCGGGCGATGGCTGTGGCGCAGAGCTGCAAAGCTGGTTCCTGCCGAAACAGCCCGGTTCCGGCGCGCCGGTGAAACGTGAGCCACCGCCGTTACCGCCTGCCTGTCAGGCCCTGCTGGATAAACATCTACTGTAA
- a CDS encoding sulfite exporter TauE/SafE family protein: MDWFVVSPLLVGLLFLIAMLAGFIDSIAGGGGLLTVPSLLAAGLSPAQALATNKLQSVGGSFSASLYFIRRGAVNLNEQWLNIAMTLLGSVLGAILIQRLQADFLRQMLPLFLIAIGLWFLLMPRLGEVDQARRLHGLAYALVGGGAVGFYDGFFGPGAGSFYALAFVTLCGYNLAKATAHAKVLNFTSNLGSLLFFIFGGKVVWGTGLVMMLGAFCGARLGARLVLSRGQKLIRPMVVIVSAVMSIKLLWDSHGSAVLAWLATLHS, translated from the coding sequence ATGGATTGGTTTGTGGTCAGCCCGCTGCTGGTCGGGCTGCTGTTTTTAATCGCCATGCTCGCCGGTTTCATTGACTCAATCGCAGGTGGCGGAGGATTACTGACGGTACCTTCATTGCTGGCTGCGGGCCTCTCTCCGGCCCAGGCGCTGGCGACCAATAAACTGCAATCGGTCGGCGGATCGTTTTCCGCCAGCCTCTACTTTATCCGGCGTGGTGCGGTCAACCTGAACGAACAGTGGCTGAACATCGCCATGACGCTGCTGGGATCCGTGCTGGGCGCGATACTGATTCAGCGCCTGCAGGCGGATTTCCTGCGCCAGATGCTGCCGCTGTTTTTAATCGCGATTGGCCTGTGGTTCCTGCTGATGCCACGCCTGGGCGAAGTCGATCAGGCGCGACGCCTGCACGGTCTGGCCTATGCGCTGGTCGGCGGCGGGGCAGTGGGATTCTACGACGGATTTTTCGGACCGGGCGCAGGTTCTTTCTATGCGCTGGCTTTCGTCACGCTCTGCGGCTACAACCTGGCTAAAGCGACCGCCCATGCCAAGGTGCTCAACTTCACCTCAAACCTTGGCAGTCTGCTGTTCTTTATCTTTGGCGGCAAAGTGGTGTGGGGAACCGGCCTTGTCATGATGCTCGGCGCTTTCTGCGGCGCACGTCTGGGCGCACGGCTGGTGCTGAGCCGCGGACAGAAACTGATCCGCCCGATGGTGGTGATTGTCTCAGCTGTCATGAGCATTAAATTATTGTGGGACAGCCACGGCAGCGCAGTTCTGGCCTGGCTGGCTACGCTGCATTCGTAA
- a CDS encoding elongation factor P hydroxylase, producing the protein MNPTHHYEQLITLFDRCFSDEFQTRLIKGDDEPIYLPADEASPWNRVVFAHGFYASALHEISHWCIAGEARRKRVDFGYWYCPDGRDALTQSQFEAVEVKPQALEWMFCTAAGFPFNVSCDNLDGDYEPDRIGFQRKVHAQVMSYLTSGIPDRPARFITALAEFYGRPSLTASQFPWPDDL; encoded by the coding sequence ATGAACCCGACACATCATTATGAACAGCTGATCACGCTGTTTGATCGCTGTTTCAGCGATGAATTTCAGACCCGTCTAATTAAAGGCGACGATGAACCGATCTATCTTCCTGCTGATGAAGCGTCGCCGTGGAACCGTGTGGTCTTTGCCCACGGCTTCTACGCCAGCGCACTGCATGAGATCTCACACTGGTGCATCGCCGGTGAAGCCCGCCGCAAACGGGTCGATTTTGGTTACTGGTACTGTCCGGATGGCCGCGATGCGCTGACCCAGAGTCAGTTTGAAGCGGTGGAAGTGAAGCCGCAGGCGCTGGAGTGGATGTTTTGTACGGCAGCAGGCTTTCCCTTCAACGTGAGTTGTGACAATCTCGACGGAGATTATGAGCCGGATCGCATTGGGTTCCAGCGTAAAGTGCATGCTCAGGTCATGAGCTATCTGACGTCGGGCATTCCCGACCGTCCCGCGCGTTTTATTACCGCCCTGGCGGAATTTTATGGCAGGCCTTCATTAACAGCGTCGCAGTTTCCCTGGCCGGACGATCTGTGA
- a CDS encoding YfcL family protein translates to MIAEFEARILALIDDMVEHASDDELFASGYLRGHLTLAVAEVEQLGEHTPEALQIQVSRSLQNAIAAGELSPRDQALVVGMWDNLFVQARQLSA, encoded by the coding sequence ATGATCGCAGAATTTGAAGCGCGTATTCTGGCCCTGATTGACGACATGGTCGAGCATGCCAGTGACGATGAGCTGTTCGCCAGCGGTTATCTGCGCGGGCATCTGACACTGGCCGTCGCTGAAGTGGAGCAACTGGGCGAACATACGCCAGAAGCGCTGCAGATTCAGGTCTCACGCAGCCTGCAAAATGCCATTGCTGCCGGCGAACTCTCACCGCGCGATCAGGCTTTAGTGGTCGGGATGTGGGATAACCTGTTTGTTCAGGCACGCCAGCTCTCTGCATAA
- the mnmC gene encoding bifunctional tRNA (5-methylaminomethyl-2-thiouridine)(34)-methyltransferase MnmD/FAD-dependent 5-carboxymethylaminomethyl-2-thiouridine(34) oxidoreductase MnmC, protein MKLTPVEHAQLNWNEQGTPVSRAFGDVYFSNDNGLEETRYVFLGGNGFPQRFAEHPRDLLIVAESGFGTGLNFLTLWQAFDAFQREQPDATLKRLHFISFEKFPLTRDDLAAAQQHWPELAPWAEALQAQWPAALPGCQRLLFDGGRITLDLWLGDINQLMGQLDDSLNRQVDAWFLDGFAPSKNPDMWTPELFSMMAKLARPQGTFATFTAAGIVRRGLQQAGFDVIRRKGFGPKREMLCGPLQDAPPLPAAQPWYHRQSAEQRDVALIGGGVASATLALALLRRGWRVTLYCADAAPALGASGNRQGALYPLLNQHDPALATFFPAAFSFARRLYDRLNLTYEHHWSGVLQLGWDEKSRKKIDQMLAMGLPESIAYGVDVAEAEKLANVEHGCGGIFYPQGGWLSPAELTTAMLAHGETQGLRIHWLHRVSKLSREDDHWTLTFSDRPAVRHATVVLANGHAMADFAQSAPLPTYPVAGQVSHVPSTPGLDALQTVLCYDGYLTPVSPQFGTHCIGASYHRGDTATDYREEDQQENCSRLLQCLPDSGWAATVDVSDGEARMGVRCATRDHLPMVGGVPDYDATLMQYADLPAQRLAGRDVADAPDFTGLYLFGALGSRGLCSAPLAAEVLAAQLTGEPQPLDASTLAALNPNRYWVRKLLKGKAV, encoded by the coding sequence GTGAAATTAACACCGGTTGAACATGCGCAGCTAAACTGGAATGAACAGGGTACACCTGTTTCCCGAGCGTTTGGCGACGTCTATTTCTCTAACGACAATGGTCTGGAAGAGACACGCTATGTCTTCCTTGGCGGCAACGGTTTTCCACAGCGTTTTGCAGAGCATCCGCGCGATCTGCTGATCGTGGCGGAAAGCGGTTTTGGCACCGGCCTCAATTTTCTGACGCTGTGGCAGGCGTTCGATGCGTTTCAGCGCGAACAGCCCGATGCCACTTTAAAACGTCTGCATTTCATCAGCTTTGAGAAATTTCCGTTAACCCGTGATGACCTGGCTGCGGCGCAGCAGCACTGGCCTGAACTGGCCCCGTGGGCGGAGGCCTTACAGGCGCAATGGCCCGCTGCCCTGCCCGGCTGTCAGCGACTGCTGTTTGACGGCGGACGCATCACCCTCGACCTGTGGCTCGGCGATATTAACCAGCTGATGGGACAACTGGATGACAGCCTGAATCGTCAGGTGGATGCCTGGTTCCTGGATGGTTTCGCGCCCTCGAAAAACCCCGATATGTGGACGCCAGAATTGTTCAGCATGATGGCAAAACTGGCACGCCCGCAGGGCACCTTCGCGACCTTTACCGCCGCAGGTATTGTCCGGCGTGGCCTGCAGCAGGCGGGCTTTGACGTTATCCGCCGCAAAGGATTTGGCCCGAAGCGCGAAATGCTATGCGGGCCGTTACAGGATGCGCCTCCGCTGCCTGCCGCGCAGCCCTGGTATCACCGTCAATCTGCGGAGCAGCGCGACGTTGCCCTGATTGGCGGCGGTGTCGCCAGTGCCACGCTGGCGCTGGCGCTGCTGCGTCGCGGCTGGCGGGTCACGCTTTACTGTGCCGATGCAGCGCCTGCGCTGGGCGCATCCGGCAATCGTCAGGGGGCGCTCTATCCCCTGCTCAACCAGCATGACCCGGCGCTTGCCACCTTTTTCCCGGCGGCCTTCAGCTTTGCCCGACGGCTCTACGATCGGTTAAACCTGACCTATGAGCATCACTGGAGCGGTGTGCTGCAGCTGGGCTGGGATGAGAAAAGCCGTAAGAAAATCGATCAGATGCTGGCGATGGGTTTGCCCGAATCCATCGCCTATGGGGTCGATGTGGCAGAAGCGGAGAAGCTGGCGAATGTCGAACATGGCTGTGGCGGCATCTTCTACCCGCAGGGCGGCTGGCTCTCACCGGCTGAGCTGACCACCGCGATGCTGGCACATGGCGAAACCCAGGGATTACGCATTCACTGGCTGCATCGCGTCAGCAAACTTTCACGCGAGGACGATCACTGGACGCTGACGTTCAGCGATCGTCCGGCGGTGCGTCATGCCACGGTGGTGCTGGCAAACGGTCATGCGATGGCCGACTTTGCGCAGAGCGCCCCGCTGCCGACCTATCCGGTAGCTGGTCAGGTGAGCCATGTTCCCTCGACCCCAGGCCTCGATGCGCTGCAGACCGTGCTCTGTTACGACGGCTATCTGACGCCCGTCAGCCCGCAGTTTGGCACCCACTGCATTGGCGCCAGCTATCACCGTGGTGACACCGCAACCGATTACCGGGAAGAGGACCAGCAGGAGAACTGCAGCCGCCTGCTGCAGTGTCTGCCTGACAGCGGCTGGGCAGCGACGGTGGATGTCAGTGACGGAGAGGCAAGAATGGGTGTGCGCTGCGCTACGCGGGATCATCTGCCCATGGTGGGCGGCGTGCCGGATTATGACGCGACGCTCATGCAGTACGCCGATTTACCGGCACAGCGGCTCGCAGGTCGCGACGTCGCTGACGCCCCTGATTTCACGGGCCTGTATCTGTTTGGGGCGCTGGGTTCTCGCGGCCTGTGCAGTGCGCCGCTGGCGGCCGAAGTTTTGGCGGCTCAGCTAACGGGCGAACCGCAGCCTCTGGATGCCAGCACGCTGGCAGCGCTCAATCCGAATCGTTACTGGGTAAGGAAATTACTGAAGGGAAAAGCCGTGTAG